CCGCGATTGCCGGGAGCACGGCATTGAGCCACCGGCATACGACGTTGACCTGTCGGGCGTGATGGTGACGTTTCGCGCTAATCCGGCGCACATCCGATCGGCCGGCAAGAGCTTTCCACGCAGCCCAGTCGGGTTGGGTGAAAAGTTGGGTGAAACTCGTGTGGCGATTTTGGCCGCCATGCGTCGGGACGCAACAATCACCACCAAGGTCTTGGCGGAAACGCTGGGGCTGAGCACGACGGCCGTGGATAAGAACCTCCAATACCTAAAGACTCACGGCTACATTCGCCGAGTCGGTCCGGCTAAGGGTGGACGCTGGGAGGTCGCGGAATGAGTCCATTCGCTGAACAACCCCGCTCCGAACGCAAGACGCAGAACCGTGTCATCGCTCTGTTCACGGACAAGGCCCGGCCCGATTGTCTCGGCTACCGCCACCTCGGCGAGTGGACCAAGCGGGAGAACAACCGCTGTATCGAGGCGGATCTGCTCCGCGCAAATTTAATGGAACGCGGCTATTCCGAGCCACACATTTCCGCCGCCCTGCAAAGGCTGATGGCCGCAGCGGACGCCACCGGCATTACGCTCTATCAGGCCAATCTACGCACTTACCAACTGCTGCGCTACGGCGTGTCGGTGCAAATCGCAGCCGGGAAACCACACGATACAGTGCATCTGGTGGACTGGGAGCACCCAGAGAAGAATGACTTCGCCCTCGCCGAGGAAGTGACCTTGCGCGGCGGCTACGAGCGTCGGCCAGACCTCGTCCTGTACCTGAACGGCATTGCCGTCGGCGTCATCGAGCTGAAGCGAAGTTCCGTCGAGATCGCGGATGGGGTGCGCCAGCTCATCACCAACCAAGAGGAAATCTTCAACAAGGGCTTCTTCCCGACGGTGCAACTGGTGCTCGCGGGGAGCGATTCGCAGGGGCTGCGCTACGGCACGGTGACCACGCGGGAGGAATTCTTCGTAGAGTGGAAGTCGGCCAGCGCCGCCAAGCTAGCGCCGGGCACTCTCCTGGACCGGCCACTGGCCGAGATGTGCGAGAAGTCCCGCCTGCTCGATTTGATCCGTAACTTCATCATCTTCGATGGAGGCATCAAGAAAGTGCCACGCCCGCATCAATTCGCCGGTGTGAAGGCGGCGCAGGAACGCATCCGCACACGAGAAGGGGGCGTGATCTGGCATACGCAGGGGAGCGGTAAGAGCATCCTCATGGTGCTGCTCGCCAAGTGGTTGCTGGAACACGATCCCGAGGCCCGCATCCTCGTCGTCACCGACCGCGACGAACTGGACAAGCAGATCGAGGGCGTGATGAAGAACGCCGGGGTCATCGGCGAAGACTCGCTATCACCTCGCATCCTGAACCGGGCAGAGTTTGTGGCCAAGCTGGGCGCCCCCTCGCCCAGACTGCTGTGCGCACTGATCCACAAGTTCGATCCCGCCGACCTCGAAGGCCCGCCGCCGCACGTTCATGGCCGGTTCTACGTCTTCGTGGATGAATGCCACCGCACCCAGGGCGGCGACATGAACCGCCAGATGAAACGTTGGCTGGAGCATGCCATCTTTATCGGCTTCACCGGCACGCCGCTTTTGAAGAAGGATGCTGCCAAACTAAGAACTCGCGACATCTTCGGCACCTACATTCACACCTACAAGTTCCACGAAGGTGTGGCGGATGGAGTCATCCTCGACTTGAAATATGAGGCCGCGACGTGCCGCAACGCATCACCTCGCCCAAGGCCATTGAGGCGTATTTCGAACAAAAGACAAAGACACTGAACAATTTCCAGAAAGCCATCATCCGCAAGCGCTGGGCGACGATGGAGGAGCTGATGAGCGCCGAGGAGCGCAAGGCCCGTATCGCCGCCAGCATCATCCACGATTTCGACACGAAGCCGCGCCTGAACAACGACCGGGGCACGGCCATTCTCGTAGCCGCGAGCATCTACGACGCCTGCCACTACTACCGCATCTTCCACAGCAAACCGTTTGGCCAATATTGCGGCATCATCACGTCCTTCGAGCCGAACGCGACGGCGATCTCGAAGAGCCTGCGAACAGCGACGAACGCTACAAGTTCGACACCTACACGAAGCATGTCCTCAAGAGCGCGCAGACGACGAAAGCCTAGAGGACGAAGCCAAGCGCCGCTTCATCGAGGAGCCTGCGAACATGAAGCTCCTGATCGTCGTGAGCAAACTCCTGACCGGCTTTGACGCGCCGAGCTGCACCTGCATCTACCTCGACAACGAACTGCACGACCACAACCTCTTCCAAGCCATCTGCCGCACGAATCGCTTGGACGGAGACGATAAGGATTACGGCTACATCGTGGACTTCAAAGAGCTATTCAAAGACGTACAGGAGGCCATCGCGGTCTATAGCTCCGACGAGCTGGACATTGATCAGGGCAACGGCGGCACCAACAACGTCGAGCTGAAGGACTGGCTGAAAGAAGGAAAGAAACAGCTTGATGCCGCCCGCGAGGCGCTTCGCTACCTGTGCGACCCGGTGCCGCTCCCGCGTGAAGTGGAGCAGTTTCTCCGTTACTTCTGCGGTGACGCGGCTAATCCTCAGGCACTGGCGAACACGGAGCCGTTGCGCATTTCCTTCTACAAATCCGTCGCCACCTTCGTGTGTGCCTACGCCGACATCGCTCAGAACCTCAGCGCCATCAAAAGGCACTCAGGCGAGGAGTTGGATATCAAGCCCTATGAGGCTGACATGCGGCACTTGCTCAACACCTACGTGCAAGCCGACCCGGCGGCGGACATGGGCAACCTCAATTCGCTGTCACTCACGGAATTGATCGTCGAAACCGGCATCAATGACGCCATCGCCCGCAAGCTGAACGAGAAGGGCAAGCTCTCCAAAAACGCCATCGCGGAAGGCATCATCAACAACGTTCGCAAGACTATCATCCGTGAGCAGCTCACCGACCCGAAGTTTTACGCCGAAATGTCGAAGCTGCTGAGTGATCTGATCAAGCAGAGCCGCGCGGATGCGGCGTCTTACGAGGAGTTCCTTCGGAAAGCGGAAGCCCTAGCCAAGCGGTTGGTGGCGAAAGAACCGGAAGAGGAGGTTCCTGCGGTGCTTCACGGCAACCGGGAGGCCGTCGTGATCTTTCGGAACCTCCCGCAGATCCTCGCGGCTGGCCACGACGCTGCCGATGTCGCCGCTGAATCCCAAGTAGAATACGGGAGCCGACTAGCAAGGCTGGCGCTGGAGATTGATCGTGTCATGCGGGAGCAGGCGCCGGCGGGTTGGAAGGGCGACCATGCGCGTGAGGCGCAGGTGCTCAATGCGCTGTTCCCGTTGCTCGACCGCGATCGTGAGGCAACGCGGGCACTCTTTGAACTGGTCAAGAACCAGCCGGGGTACGGATGAGCGAGACCTTGCAGCTTGGCGACATCTCTATCCAACTGACTCGCAAGGCGGTCAAGCATGTGCATTTGTCTGTGCATCCGCCGGAAGGCCGCGTAAGCTTGGTTGCTCCTACCAGCACACGGGCGGAAGTCGCCCGTGCCTATGCGATCTCGAAACTGGCGTGGATTCGAACACAGAAGGAGAAATTTTCTAAACAAGCTCGCGAAAGCCCCCGCCGGTTCATCACACGGGAGACTCACTACCTGTGGGGGCGGTGCTATCTGTTATCGGTGGAGTACCGGAATGCAAAGCCTAGCGTCACGCTGGGTCATCGGCGTATCACCCTCGTTGTGCGACCAGGCAGCACAACGGCGGTCCGTGCGAGGGTGATGCATGAGTGGCACAAGTCCCTGCTGCACAAGATTGTTCCTCGCCTGATCGCCAAGTGGGAGTCACGTCTCGGACTGCCGGTGGCTGGCTATTTCCTGCAACGCATGAAGACCAAATGGGGGGGCTGCGATCCGCGACGGAAACACATTAGATTGAACACGGAACTTGTGAAGAAGCCGAAGGACCTGTTGGAATATGTCATTGTCCATGAAATGATTCATTTGATCGAGCCTAGGCACAGTGACCATTTCATCGCCATCCTCCAGGAACATTATCCAACCTGGCGCGAAGCGCGTCTCGAACTCAACGAACTACCTTTGGCTGCAGAGGTCTGGGCTGCGGAAAAGACAGGTTATTAATCAAATAGTCGACAACCCAGGACGACGAAGTGCGGAAGGTGTTCGAGATATGAGGTCGCGTGGCCCGCGTGAAGGGGAAGGTCAGGGTTCAGGCTCGCAATGGATCACCTCTGCGACGCCGTTAAAGCCTGCTCACGAACCACTCGACTCGAGAGGATTGCGCCTGTCCCCGGTTCTTCCGTAGCCGGCTGACCAGGCGCGGTTCACAACCCGCGTCCAGACCTCTTTGCGCGATAAACCGGGATCGTATAGCACGGCGTAGTGGCTCTGCATTTCCGCCAGAAATGCTGCCTGCGAGGCGGTCGGAACCCCTGCCAGGACCGCCAGCGAGGTCAGATATTCGCCATTGCCCTGCGCAATATCGCCGCTGACCCCATCATAAGCATAGGCTACGAACCGTTCCAGACGCTGACGGGCCTTGGCAGGACCGGTGAGTGTGCTGTTGCCGGGCAACGTGCTCGACGTAAAGTCGCTGGTCAGTTCGAATGGGGCTACAACGGTATCGGTGGTCGGACCGCAGGCGACTGCACCAACTAAGAGCATTGGAGTCATGAGGGTTGTGCCAGCTTTCATACTGTCCTCCTGGGTGATCCAGAACAAAGGACGCCTATAATCTTCCTGTAGCATGGTGGCCGGTACGGCGGGACTAGCCAATGCCCTGGCTTTGGGTGCCCCTCGGGCTG
Above is a genomic segment from Candidatus Nitrospira nitrificans containing:
- a CDS encoding M48 family metallopeptidase — protein: MSETLQLGDISIQLTRKAVKHVHLSVHPPEGRVSLVAPTSTRAEVARAYAISKLAWIRTQKEKFSKQARESPRRFITRETHYLWGRCYLLSVEYRNAKPSVTLGHRRITLVVRPGSTTAVRARVMHEWHKSLLHKIVPRLIAKWESRLGLPVAGYFLQRMKTKWGGCDPRRKHIRLNTELVKKPKDLLEYVIVHEMIHLIEPRHSDHFIAILQEHYPTWREARLELNELPLAAEVWAAEKTGY
- a CDS encoding DUF3015 family protein; translation: MKAGTTLMTPMLLVGAVACGPTTDTVVAPFELTSDFTSSTLPGNSTLTGPAKARQRLERFVAYAYDGVSGDIAQGNGEYLTSLAVLAGVPTASQAAFLAEMQSHYAVLYDPGLSRKEVWTRVVNRAWSAGYGRTGDRRNPLESSGS